The following proteins are encoded in a genomic region of Dioscorea cayenensis subsp. rotundata cultivar TDr96_F1 chromosome 8, TDr96_F1_v2_PseudoChromosome.rev07_lg8_w22 25.fasta, whole genome shotgun sequence:
- the LOC120267721 gene encoding probable inactive leucine-rich repeat receptor-like protein kinase At3g03770 isoform X3, translating to MEFGGLLIFGGESRGYLVIVATIAAKMISGSCFSRLIVLFIIFILIPNSSQLQSSQAWTLLRIRRLLNYPSVLSNWNSYTNICELEQNPSVTVVCYEESITQLHIIGNESSSPLPASFSIKSLFTTIARLPNLKVLSLRSLGLWGHLPGKISHLSALEIVNMSSNFLYGVIPQQISSLENLQTLVLDHNMFSGQVPDWLSSLPLLTFLSLENNNLTGRLPDSLSKLKTLRMLVLSSNRLSGNVPDLRPLTNLQELRLEDNRLGPQFPSLGNRLVSLTLQKNRFTGSLPSEVASYFLLQRLDISLNRFVGPFLPSLLTLPYIQYLNISGNRFTGMLYENMSCSEGLESADLSANLLTGNIPVCLISNHDNKVVLYSDNCLVTKIQSQHPYAYCQNQALAVGILPHEQKKTLASNPIYLTGLIGGIILSVIVVCLVIFFAIRRVNAKRANERSPRRLIEHASYGYSSKLLADARYISVTKKLGALGVPAYRSFSLEELEAATNNFATSAFMGEGSHGHELYKGSLKDGSLAVIRCLKLHRGQNSQNYNRHIEIISKLRHRHLVCALGHCFDYYTDDSSISRVFLIFEYVPNGTLRSSISEGVAGQKLNWTQRIAAAIGVARGIQFLHAGVIPGLFANNLKTTNILLDQNLVTKISSYNLPVFSENVKNEVAPGSSLDGSKDERTKHLDKVDIYDFGVILLEIISGRVITFQHEIEMVEDELRASITTEDDGAPRRSIVDPVFPRVTCDESLKTVIDICIRCLSMDPMERPSIEDVLWNLQFASQVHDGWKQSSTSSDEPPLNEPHM from the exons ATGGAATTTGGAGGACTTTTAATCTTTGGAGGAGAAAG CAG GGGATATCTTGTTATAGTTGCTACCATTGCAGCGAAGATGATTTCTGGAAGTTGTTTTTCTCGGCTAATTGTATTGTTCATAATCTTCATCTTGATCCCTAATTCAAGCCAGTTGCAATCTTCACAAGCATGGACCCTCCTCAGAATCCGTCGTCTTTTGAACTACCCCTCTGTTCTTAGTAACTGGAATAGCTACACTAACATCTGTGAACTGGAACAGAATCCATCTGTGACTGTTGTTTGCTATGAAGAAAGCATAACACAGTTGCATATCATTGGTAATGAGAGCTCGTCACCACTACCGGCGAGTTTCTCCATCAAATCTCTATTTACTACTATTGCTAGACTCCCAAATTTGAAAGTCCTCTCTTTGAGATCACTTGGATTATGGGGCCACTTGCCGGGGAAGATCTCCCATTTGTCTGCTCTGGAAATTGTCAATATGAGTTCGAATTTCTTGTACGGTGTCATTCCTCAGCAGATATCTTCTTTGGAGAATCTCCAGACACTTGTTCTTGATCATAACATGTTTAGCGGTCAAGTTCCTGATTGGTTAAGTTCACTTCCATTATTGACATTTTTGAGCTTAGAGAATAATAACTTGACTGGCCGTTTACCGGATTCACTTAGTAAATTGAAGACTCTTAGAATGCTCGTGCTCTCATCGAATAGGCTTTCTGGAAATGTGCCTGACCTCAGACCTCTCACTAATCTTCAAGAGCTTCGTCTGGAGGACAACCGCTTGGGACCTCAATTTCCAAGTTTGGGGAATAGGTTGGTTTCTCTGACATTGCAGAAGAACAGGTTTACTGGAAGTCTCCCATCTGAAGTAGCATCATATTTTCTGCTCCAACGATTGGATATTTCTTTAAATAGATTTGTTGGACCTTTTCTGCCCTCATTGCTGACTCTGCCTTACATTCAGTACCTGAATATTTCTGGAAACAGATTCACTGGAATGCTTTACGAGAATATGTCATGTAGTGAGGGGCTTGAGTCTGCAGATTTGTCAGCAAATCTATTGACCGGGAACATTCCTGTATGCTTGATCTCAAATCATGACAACAAGGTTGTTTTGTATTCGGACAATTGTTTAGTGACTAAAATTCAAAGTCAGCATCCATACGCATATTGTCAGAACCAGGCTTTGGCTGTGGGGATATTGCCCCAtgagcaaaagaaaacattagctAGTAACCCAATCTATTTAACAGGCCTGATTGGTGGAATTATTCTTAGTGTTATAGTTGTCtgtcttgtgattttttttgctATTAGAAGAGTAAATGCAAAAAGGGCCAACGAAAGATCCCCAAGAAGATTGATTGAGCATGCTTCGTATGGCTATTCCTCAAAGCTGCTGGCAGATGCAA GATACATCTCAGTCACAAAGAAGCTTGGAGCACTTGGTGTTCCCGCATATCGATCATTTTCTTTGGAGGAACTTGAAGCTGCTACTAACAACTTTGCAACATCAGCATTCATGGGTGAAGGCTCTCATGGACATGAG TTGTACAAAGGCTCTTTAAAGGATGGTTCTCTCGCGGTCATAAGATGCTTGAAACTGCATAGGGGTCAAAATTCCCAGAATTACAATCGCCATATTGAGATTATTTCAAAGCTTCGACATCGCCATTTAGTTTGTGCTCTTGGGCACTGTTTTGACTATTACACTGATGATTCCAGCATCAGCAGAGTATTCCTGATTTTTGAATACGTACCAAATGGAACATTAAGAAGCAGTATTTCAG AGGGAGTTGCTGgtcaaaaattaaattggacTCAGAGAATAGCAGCTGCCATTGGTGTGGCAAGAGGCATCCAGTTTCTGCATGCTGGAGTTATTCCCGGTTTGTTTGcaaataatttgaaaacaacaaatatacTTTTAGATCAGAATCTGGTGACAAAAATCAGCAGCTATAATCTTCCAGTGTTCTctgaaaatgtgaaaaatgag GTGGCTCCTGGCAGTTCACTCGATGGATCGAAGGATGAAAG GACAAAGCATTTGGATAAAGTCGACATCTATGATTTTGGTGTCATTTTACTAGAAATTATATCTGGTAGGGTTATCACATTTCAACACGAGATTGAAATGGTCGAGGATGAG TTACGAGCAAGTATAACAACTGAGGACGATGGAGCTCCTAGAAGAAGCATAGTGGATCCTGTATTTCCTAGAGTTACGTGTGACGAATCACTAAAGACGGTAATCGATATCTGCATTAGATGTTTATCTATGGATCCAATGGAGAGACCTTCGATCGAGGATGTGCTTTGGAACTTGCAGTTTGCTTCTCAAGTCCACGATGGCTGGAAGCAAAGCTCTACAAGCAGCGATGAACCACCACTAAACGAGCCGCATATGTAA
- the LOC120267153 gene encoding uncharacterized protein LOC120267153, giving the protein MGSLMAGWASCVLHDEKERLERNKSLTKAEIDTYWKMHQEKEVEEKEKFKDDSNFLEEEEEENKNNRTTDWWTKTNWAFLNESPHEEMNKSNNYASQYHVAELVKKSLE; this is encoded by the exons ATGGGTTCTCTCATGGCAGGCTGGGCATCTTGTGTTCTTCATGATGAGAAAG AGAGATTGGAGAGGAACAAGTCACTTACAAAAGCAGAGATTGATACTTACTGGAAGATGCATCAAGAAAAGGAAgtagaagagaaagagaaattcAAA GATGACTCTAATTTCcttgaagaagaggaagaagaaaacaagaataacaGGACTACTGATTG GTGGACAAAGACCAATTGGGCATTTCTTAATGAATCCCCTCATGAAGAAATGAACAAGTCCAATAACTATGCATCACAGTATCATGTTGCAGAGCTTGTGAAAAAATCCCTagaatga
- the LOC120267721 gene encoding probable inactive leucine-rich repeat receptor-like protein kinase At3g03770 isoform X2 — protein sequence MEFGGLLIFGGERGYLVIVATIAAKMISGSCFSRLIVLFIIFILIPNSSQLQSSQAWTLLRIRRLLNYPSVLSNWNSYTNICELEQNPSVTVVCYEESITQLHIIGNESSSPLPASFSIKSLFTTIARLPNLKVLSLRSLGLWGHLPGKISHLSALEIVNMSSNFLYGVIPQQISSLENLQTLVLDHNMFSGQVPDWLSSLPLLTFLSLENNNLTGRLPDSLSKLKTLRMLVLSSNRLSGNVPDLRPLTNLQELRLEDNRLGPQFPSLGNRLVSLTLQKNRFTGSLPSEVASYFLLQRLDISLNRFVGPFLPSLLTLPYIQYLNISGNRFTGMLYENMSCSEGLESADLSANLLTGNIPVCLISNHDNKVVLYSDNCLVTKIQSQHPYAYCQNQALAVGILPHEQKKTLASNPIYLTGLIGGIILSVIVVCLVIFFAIRRVNAKRANERSPRRLIEHASYGYSSKLLADARYISVTKKLGALGVPAYRSFSLEELEAATNNFATSAFMGEGSHGHELYKGSLKDGSLAVIRCLKLHRGQNSQNYNRHIEIISKLRHRHLVCALGHCFDYYTDDSSISRVFLIFEYVPNGTLRSSISAESATDTQSAEGVAGQKLNWTQRIAAAIGVARGIQFLHAGVIPGLFANNLKTTNILLDQNLVTKISSYNLPVFSENVKNEVAPGSSLDGSKDERTKHLDKVDIYDFGVILLEIISGRVITFQHEIEMVEDELRASITTEDDGAPRRSIVDPVFPRVTCDESLKTVIDICIRCLSMDPMERPSIEDVLWNLQFASQVHDGWKQSSTSSDEPPLNEPHM from the exons ATGGAATTTGGAGGACTTTTAATCTTTGGAGGAGAAAG GGGATATCTTGTTATAGTTGCTACCATTGCAGCGAAGATGATTTCTGGAAGTTGTTTTTCTCGGCTAATTGTATTGTTCATAATCTTCATCTTGATCCCTAATTCAAGCCAGTTGCAATCTTCACAAGCATGGACCCTCCTCAGAATCCGTCGTCTTTTGAACTACCCCTCTGTTCTTAGTAACTGGAATAGCTACACTAACATCTGTGAACTGGAACAGAATCCATCTGTGACTGTTGTTTGCTATGAAGAAAGCATAACACAGTTGCATATCATTGGTAATGAGAGCTCGTCACCACTACCGGCGAGTTTCTCCATCAAATCTCTATTTACTACTATTGCTAGACTCCCAAATTTGAAAGTCCTCTCTTTGAGATCACTTGGATTATGGGGCCACTTGCCGGGGAAGATCTCCCATTTGTCTGCTCTGGAAATTGTCAATATGAGTTCGAATTTCTTGTACGGTGTCATTCCTCAGCAGATATCTTCTTTGGAGAATCTCCAGACACTTGTTCTTGATCATAACATGTTTAGCGGTCAAGTTCCTGATTGGTTAAGTTCACTTCCATTATTGACATTTTTGAGCTTAGAGAATAATAACTTGACTGGCCGTTTACCGGATTCACTTAGTAAATTGAAGACTCTTAGAATGCTCGTGCTCTCATCGAATAGGCTTTCTGGAAATGTGCCTGACCTCAGACCTCTCACTAATCTTCAAGAGCTTCGTCTGGAGGACAACCGCTTGGGACCTCAATTTCCAAGTTTGGGGAATAGGTTGGTTTCTCTGACATTGCAGAAGAACAGGTTTACTGGAAGTCTCCCATCTGAAGTAGCATCATATTTTCTGCTCCAACGATTGGATATTTCTTTAAATAGATTTGTTGGACCTTTTCTGCCCTCATTGCTGACTCTGCCTTACATTCAGTACCTGAATATTTCTGGAAACAGATTCACTGGAATGCTTTACGAGAATATGTCATGTAGTGAGGGGCTTGAGTCTGCAGATTTGTCAGCAAATCTATTGACCGGGAACATTCCTGTATGCTTGATCTCAAATCATGACAACAAGGTTGTTTTGTATTCGGACAATTGTTTAGTGACTAAAATTCAAAGTCAGCATCCATACGCATATTGTCAGAACCAGGCTTTGGCTGTGGGGATATTGCCCCAtgagcaaaagaaaacattagctAGTAACCCAATCTATTTAACAGGCCTGATTGGTGGAATTATTCTTAGTGTTATAGTTGTCtgtcttgtgattttttttgctATTAGAAGAGTAAATGCAAAAAGGGCCAACGAAAGATCCCCAAGAAGATTGATTGAGCATGCTTCGTATGGCTATTCCTCAAAGCTGCTGGCAGATGCAA GATACATCTCAGTCACAAAGAAGCTTGGAGCACTTGGTGTTCCCGCATATCGATCATTTTCTTTGGAGGAACTTGAAGCTGCTACTAACAACTTTGCAACATCAGCATTCATGGGTGAAGGCTCTCATGGACATGAG TTGTACAAAGGCTCTTTAAAGGATGGTTCTCTCGCGGTCATAAGATGCTTGAAACTGCATAGGGGTCAAAATTCCCAGAATTACAATCGCCATATTGAGATTATTTCAAAGCTTCGACATCGCCATTTAGTTTGTGCTCTTGGGCACTGTTTTGACTATTACACTGATGATTCCAGCATCAGCAGAGTATTCCTGATTTTTGAATACGTACCAAATGGAACATTAAGAAGCAGTATTTCAG CTGAGTCTGCTACTGACACTCAATCTGCAGAGGGAGTTGCTGgtcaaaaattaaattggacTCAGAGAATAGCAGCTGCCATTGGTGTGGCAAGAGGCATCCAGTTTCTGCATGCTGGAGTTATTCCCGGTTTGTTTGcaaataatttgaaaacaacaaatatacTTTTAGATCAGAATCTGGTGACAAAAATCAGCAGCTATAATCTTCCAGTGTTCTctgaaaatgtgaaaaatgag GTGGCTCCTGGCAGTTCACTCGATGGATCGAAGGATGAAAG GACAAAGCATTTGGATAAAGTCGACATCTATGATTTTGGTGTCATTTTACTAGAAATTATATCTGGTAGGGTTATCACATTTCAACACGAGATTGAAATGGTCGAGGATGAG TTACGAGCAAGTATAACAACTGAGGACGATGGAGCTCCTAGAAGAAGCATAGTGGATCCTGTATTTCCTAGAGTTACGTGTGACGAATCACTAAAGACGGTAATCGATATCTGCATTAGATGTTTATCTATGGATCCAATGGAGAGACCTTCGATCGAGGATGTGCTTTGGAACTTGCAGTTTGCTTCTCAAGTCCACGATGGCTGGAAGCAAAGCTCTACAAGCAGCGATGAACCACCACTAAACGAGCCGCATATGTAA
- the LOC120267721 gene encoding probable inactive leucine-rich repeat receptor-like protein kinase At3g03770 isoform X1, translating into MEFGGLLIFGGESRGYLVIVATIAAKMISGSCFSRLIVLFIIFILIPNSSQLQSSQAWTLLRIRRLLNYPSVLSNWNSYTNICELEQNPSVTVVCYEESITQLHIIGNESSSPLPASFSIKSLFTTIARLPNLKVLSLRSLGLWGHLPGKISHLSALEIVNMSSNFLYGVIPQQISSLENLQTLVLDHNMFSGQVPDWLSSLPLLTFLSLENNNLTGRLPDSLSKLKTLRMLVLSSNRLSGNVPDLRPLTNLQELRLEDNRLGPQFPSLGNRLVSLTLQKNRFTGSLPSEVASYFLLQRLDISLNRFVGPFLPSLLTLPYIQYLNISGNRFTGMLYENMSCSEGLESADLSANLLTGNIPVCLISNHDNKVVLYSDNCLVTKIQSQHPYAYCQNQALAVGILPHEQKKTLASNPIYLTGLIGGIILSVIVVCLVIFFAIRRVNAKRANERSPRRLIEHASYGYSSKLLADARYISVTKKLGALGVPAYRSFSLEELEAATNNFATSAFMGEGSHGHELYKGSLKDGSLAVIRCLKLHRGQNSQNYNRHIEIISKLRHRHLVCALGHCFDYYTDDSSISRVFLIFEYVPNGTLRSSISAESATDTQSAEGVAGQKLNWTQRIAAAIGVARGIQFLHAGVIPGLFANNLKTTNILLDQNLVTKISSYNLPVFSENVKNEVAPGSSLDGSKDERTKHLDKVDIYDFGVILLEIISGRVITFQHEIEMVEDELRASITTEDDGAPRRSIVDPVFPRVTCDESLKTVIDICIRCLSMDPMERPSIEDVLWNLQFASQVHDGWKQSSTSSDEPPLNEPHM; encoded by the exons ATGGAATTTGGAGGACTTTTAATCTTTGGAGGAGAAAG CAG GGGATATCTTGTTATAGTTGCTACCATTGCAGCGAAGATGATTTCTGGAAGTTGTTTTTCTCGGCTAATTGTATTGTTCATAATCTTCATCTTGATCCCTAATTCAAGCCAGTTGCAATCTTCACAAGCATGGACCCTCCTCAGAATCCGTCGTCTTTTGAACTACCCCTCTGTTCTTAGTAACTGGAATAGCTACACTAACATCTGTGAACTGGAACAGAATCCATCTGTGACTGTTGTTTGCTATGAAGAAAGCATAACACAGTTGCATATCATTGGTAATGAGAGCTCGTCACCACTACCGGCGAGTTTCTCCATCAAATCTCTATTTACTACTATTGCTAGACTCCCAAATTTGAAAGTCCTCTCTTTGAGATCACTTGGATTATGGGGCCACTTGCCGGGGAAGATCTCCCATTTGTCTGCTCTGGAAATTGTCAATATGAGTTCGAATTTCTTGTACGGTGTCATTCCTCAGCAGATATCTTCTTTGGAGAATCTCCAGACACTTGTTCTTGATCATAACATGTTTAGCGGTCAAGTTCCTGATTGGTTAAGTTCACTTCCATTATTGACATTTTTGAGCTTAGAGAATAATAACTTGACTGGCCGTTTACCGGATTCACTTAGTAAATTGAAGACTCTTAGAATGCTCGTGCTCTCATCGAATAGGCTTTCTGGAAATGTGCCTGACCTCAGACCTCTCACTAATCTTCAAGAGCTTCGTCTGGAGGACAACCGCTTGGGACCTCAATTTCCAAGTTTGGGGAATAGGTTGGTTTCTCTGACATTGCAGAAGAACAGGTTTACTGGAAGTCTCCCATCTGAAGTAGCATCATATTTTCTGCTCCAACGATTGGATATTTCTTTAAATAGATTTGTTGGACCTTTTCTGCCCTCATTGCTGACTCTGCCTTACATTCAGTACCTGAATATTTCTGGAAACAGATTCACTGGAATGCTTTACGAGAATATGTCATGTAGTGAGGGGCTTGAGTCTGCAGATTTGTCAGCAAATCTATTGACCGGGAACATTCCTGTATGCTTGATCTCAAATCATGACAACAAGGTTGTTTTGTATTCGGACAATTGTTTAGTGACTAAAATTCAAAGTCAGCATCCATACGCATATTGTCAGAACCAGGCTTTGGCTGTGGGGATATTGCCCCAtgagcaaaagaaaacattagctAGTAACCCAATCTATTTAACAGGCCTGATTGGTGGAATTATTCTTAGTGTTATAGTTGTCtgtcttgtgattttttttgctATTAGAAGAGTAAATGCAAAAAGGGCCAACGAAAGATCCCCAAGAAGATTGATTGAGCATGCTTCGTATGGCTATTCCTCAAAGCTGCTGGCAGATGCAA GATACATCTCAGTCACAAAGAAGCTTGGAGCACTTGGTGTTCCCGCATATCGATCATTTTCTTTGGAGGAACTTGAAGCTGCTACTAACAACTTTGCAACATCAGCATTCATGGGTGAAGGCTCTCATGGACATGAG TTGTACAAAGGCTCTTTAAAGGATGGTTCTCTCGCGGTCATAAGATGCTTGAAACTGCATAGGGGTCAAAATTCCCAGAATTACAATCGCCATATTGAGATTATTTCAAAGCTTCGACATCGCCATTTAGTTTGTGCTCTTGGGCACTGTTTTGACTATTACACTGATGATTCCAGCATCAGCAGAGTATTCCTGATTTTTGAATACGTACCAAATGGAACATTAAGAAGCAGTATTTCAG CTGAGTCTGCTACTGACACTCAATCTGCAGAGGGAGTTGCTGgtcaaaaattaaattggacTCAGAGAATAGCAGCTGCCATTGGTGTGGCAAGAGGCATCCAGTTTCTGCATGCTGGAGTTATTCCCGGTTTGTTTGcaaataatttgaaaacaacaaatatacTTTTAGATCAGAATCTGGTGACAAAAATCAGCAGCTATAATCTTCCAGTGTTCTctgaaaatgtgaaaaatgag GTGGCTCCTGGCAGTTCACTCGATGGATCGAAGGATGAAAG GACAAAGCATTTGGATAAAGTCGACATCTATGATTTTGGTGTCATTTTACTAGAAATTATATCTGGTAGGGTTATCACATTTCAACACGAGATTGAAATGGTCGAGGATGAG TTACGAGCAAGTATAACAACTGAGGACGATGGAGCTCCTAGAAGAAGCATAGTGGATCCTGTATTTCCTAGAGTTACGTGTGACGAATCACTAAAGACGGTAATCGATATCTGCATTAGATGTTTATCTATGGATCCAATGGAGAGACCTTCGATCGAGGATGTGCTTTGGAACTTGCAGTTTGCTTCTCAAGTCCACGATGGCTGGAAGCAAAGCTCTACAAGCAGCGATGAACCACCACTAAACGAGCCGCATATGTAA
- the LOC120267721 gene encoding probable inactive leucine-rich repeat receptor-like protein kinase At3g03770 isoform X4 — MISGSCFSRLIVLFIIFILIPNSSQLQSSQAWTLLRIRRLLNYPSVLSNWNSYTNICELEQNPSVTVVCYEESITQLHIIGNESSSPLPASFSIKSLFTTIARLPNLKVLSLRSLGLWGHLPGKISHLSALEIVNMSSNFLYGVIPQQISSLENLQTLVLDHNMFSGQVPDWLSSLPLLTFLSLENNNLTGRLPDSLSKLKTLRMLVLSSNRLSGNVPDLRPLTNLQELRLEDNRLGPQFPSLGNRLVSLTLQKNRFTGSLPSEVASYFLLQRLDISLNRFVGPFLPSLLTLPYIQYLNISGNRFTGMLYENMSCSEGLESADLSANLLTGNIPVCLISNHDNKVVLYSDNCLVTKIQSQHPYAYCQNQALAVGILPHEQKKTLASNPIYLTGLIGGIILSVIVVCLVIFFAIRRVNAKRANERSPRRLIEHASYGYSSKLLADARYISVTKKLGALGVPAYRSFSLEELEAATNNFATSAFMGEGSHGHELYKGSLKDGSLAVIRCLKLHRGQNSQNYNRHIEIISKLRHRHLVCALGHCFDYYTDDSSISRVFLIFEYVPNGTLRSSISAESATDTQSAEGVAGQKLNWTQRIAAAIGVARGIQFLHAGVIPGLFANNLKTTNILLDQNLVTKISSYNLPVFSENVKNEVAPGSSLDGSKDERTKHLDKVDIYDFGVILLEIISGRVITFQHEIEMVEDELRASITTEDDGAPRRSIVDPVFPRVTCDESLKTVIDICIRCLSMDPMERPSIEDVLWNLQFASQVHDGWKQSSTSSDEPPLNEPHM; from the exons ATGATTTCTGGAAGTTGTTTTTCTCGGCTAATTGTATTGTTCATAATCTTCATCTTGATCCCTAATTCAAGCCAGTTGCAATCTTCACAAGCATGGACCCTCCTCAGAATCCGTCGTCTTTTGAACTACCCCTCTGTTCTTAGTAACTGGAATAGCTACACTAACATCTGTGAACTGGAACAGAATCCATCTGTGACTGTTGTTTGCTATGAAGAAAGCATAACACAGTTGCATATCATTGGTAATGAGAGCTCGTCACCACTACCGGCGAGTTTCTCCATCAAATCTCTATTTACTACTATTGCTAGACTCCCAAATTTGAAAGTCCTCTCTTTGAGATCACTTGGATTATGGGGCCACTTGCCGGGGAAGATCTCCCATTTGTCTGCTCTGGAAATTGTCAATATGAGTTCGAATTTCTTGTACGGTGTCATTCCTCAGCAGATATCTTCTTTGGAGAATCTCCAGACACTTGTTCTTGATCATAACATGTTTAGCGGTCAAGTTCCTGATTGGTTAAGTTCACTTCCATTATTGACATTTTTGAGCTTAGAGAATAATAACTTGACTGGCCGTTTACCGGATTCACTTAGTAAATTGAAGACTCTTAGAATGCTCGTGCTCTCATCGAATAGGCTTTCTGGAAATGTGCCTGACCTCAGACCTCTCACTAATCTTCAAGAGCTTCGTCTGGAGGACAACCGCTTGGGACCTCAATTTCCAAGTTTGGGGAATAGGTTGGTTTCTCTGACATTGCAGAAGAACAGGTTTACTGGAAGTCTCCCATCTGAAGTAGCATCATATTTTCTGCTCCAACGATTGGATATTTCTTTAAATAGATTTGTTGGACCTTTTCTGCCCTCATTGCTGACTCTGCCTTACATTCAGTACCTGAATATTTCTGGAAACAGATTCACTGGAATGCTTTACGAGAATATGTCATGTAGTGAGGGGCTTGAGTCTGCAGATTTGTCAGCAAATCTATTGACCGGGAACATTCCTGTATGCTTGATCTCAAATCATGACAACAAGGTTGTTTTGTATTCGGACAATTGTTTAGTGACTAAAATTCAAAGTCAGCATCCATACGCATATTGTCAGAACCAGGCTTTGGCTGTGGGGATATTGCCCCAtgagcaaaagaaaacattagctAGTAACCCAATCTATTTAACAGGCCTGATTGGTGGAATTATTCTTAGTGTTATAGTTGTCtgtcttgtgattttttttgctATTAGAAGAGTAAATGCAAAAAGGGCCAACGAAAGATCCCCAAGAAGATTGATTGAGCATGCTTCGTATGGCTATTCCTCAAAGCTGCTGGCAGATGCAA GATACATCTCAGTCACAAAGAAGCTTGGAGCACTTGGTGTTCCCGCATATCGATCATTTTCTTTGGAGGAACTTGAAGCTGCTACTAACAACTTTGCAACATCAGCATTCATGGGTGAAGGCTCTCATGGACATGAG TTGTACAAAGGCTCTTTAAAGGATGGTTCTCTCGCGGTCATAAGATGCTTGAAACTGCATAGGGGTCAAAATTCCCAGAATTACAATCGCCATATTGAGATTATTTCAAAGCTTCGACATCGCCATTTAGTTTGTGCTCTTGGGCACTGTTTTGACTATTACACTGATGATTCCAGCATCAGCAGAGTATTCCTGATTTTTGAATACGTACCAAATGGAACATTAAGAAGCAGTATTTCAG CTGAGTCTGCTACTGACACTCAATCTGCAGAGGGAGTTGCTGgtcaaaaattaaattggacTCAGAGAATAGCAGCTGCCATTGGTGTGGCAAGAGGCATCCAGTTTCTGCATGCTGGAGTTATTCCCGGTTTGTTTGcaaataatttgaaaacaacaaatatacTTTTAGATCAGAATCTGGTGACAAAAATCAGCAGCTATAATCTTCCAGTGTTCTctgaaaatgtgaaaaatgag GTGGCTCCTGGCAGTTCACTCGATGGATCGAAGGATGAAAG GACAAAGCATTTGGATAAAGTCGACATCTATGATTTTGGTGTCATTTTACTAGAAATTATATCTGGTAGGGTTATCACATTTCAACACGAGATTGAAATGGTCGAGGATGAG TTACGAGCAAGTATAACAACTGAGGACGATGGAGCTCCTAGAAGAAGCATAGTGGATCCTGTATTTCCTAGAGTTACGTGTGACGAATCACTAAAGACGGTAATCGATATCTGCATTAGATGTTTATCTATGGATCCAATGGAGAGACCTTCGATCGAGGATGTGCTTTGGAACTTGCAGTTTGCTTCTCAAGTCCACGATGGCTGGAAGCAAAGCTCTACAAGCAGCGATGAACCACCACTAAACGAGCCGCATATGTAA
- the LOC120267722 gene encoding LOB domain-containing protein 20 translates to MDSSHLSNFLSSSSSLITKTKTNTNTSTSTATVHHSPPCGACKFLRRKCVQGCVFAPYFGSEQGAAKFAAVHKVFGASNVSKLLMHIPAPRRHDAVVTVCYEAQARLADPVYGCVASILALQQQVAALQAELTILQSQVISNRLAMASALQSSQQSSSQCQLPQQHMISVLHPSYSNNSSTSNSMVMNLTSFGPTGLDPIGSHVHEPVSEGLCQLLEPPSHNEDEEAEGESRTSSDVFVNDVFHTR, encoded by the exons ATGGACTCATCCCATCTTTCAAACTTCTTATCCTCATCTTCATCACTGATcactaaaactaaaactaatactaatactagtaCTAGTACTGCTACTGTTCATCATTCACCACCATGTGGAGCTTGTAAGTTCTTGAGAAGAAAATGTGTGCAAGGTTGTGTTTTTGCACCATACTTTGGCAGTGAGCAAGGTGCGGCAAAGTTCGCCGCAGTGCACAAGGTTTTCGGTGCAAGCAATGTGTCTAAACTATTGATGCACATCCCGGCGCCGCGCCGGCATGATGCTGTTGTCACTGTTTGTTATGAGGCTCAGGCCAGGCTTGCTGATCCTGTCTATGGTTGTGTTGCTTCTATCCTTGCACTGCAACAACAG GTGGCAGCATTGCAAGCAGAGCTAACAATTCTACAATCACAAGTGATAAGCAACAGGTTAGCAATGGCAAGTGCACTCCAAAGTTCACAACAGTCTTCTTCTCAATGTCAATTGCCACAACAACACATGATAAGTGTTTTACATCCAAGTTACTCAAATAATTCATCCACATCAAATAGCATGGTTATGAATCTAACCAGCTTTGGTCCAACTGGTTTAGACCCAATTGGTAGTCATGTTCATGAGCCTGTTTCTGAAGGACTTTGTCAGCTTTTAGAACCACCTTCTCATAATGAAGATGAGGAGGCTGAAGGGGAGAGTAGAACTTCTTCTGATGTTTTTGTAAATGATGTTTTTCATACAAGATAA